Proteins encoded by one window of Manihot esculenta cultivar AM560-2 chromosome 10, M.esculenta_v8, whole genome shotgun sequence:
- the LOC110624663 gene encoding triacylglycerol lipase OBL1, translating into MGITEAPRRLIVNHYKSRLWFLLHFILGESRKSVLGFFHCSDEGLDFFKIANNYCLLLISWFLQVFLGLIDKPLMQLGHAVEYFLNFLSQNGGFFDILMNFLLGKLKKPKRGTEDFLSIIAHLDPRIDLDKTGLVSNEKYEKAIAEANTEWESKKLMDLCVMAAKIAFENAKVIEKIVNSYWKMNFVGFYDCWNGRRTWNEKHKENNTQVFIFTDKPQDAHLIVISFRGTELFNAQDWITNLDFSWFEVPKVGKLHIGYLEGMGLGTRTDASSFESHFQRKDTNFFHLDAETEKQMLENSNNSAYYTVAITLSHLLKENRNAKFMVTGHGLGGALAIMFVTLLAIQDEGEIMQRLLNVYTFGQPRIGDEKLKEFMESHLNYPKYFRVVYSNDIMPRVPFDDKFFHYKHFGDCLYVDVGYFVQEKEEEPNPNFFDVRYIIPMHLTAIYEVIRSFIRQFINGPEYKETGVSKSFRLIGLLLPGIASHSFVNYVNCVRLGKDKSS; encoded by the exons ATGGGTATTACTGAAGCTCCCAGACGTCTGATAGTGAACCATTACAAGTCAAGACTATGGTTCTTGTTGCACTTTATTTTGGGCGAAAGCAGAAAGAGTGTGTTGGGCTTCTTTCATTGCTCAGACGAGGGGCTTGATTTCTTCAAAATAGCTAATAACTATTGTTTGTTATTGATTTCCTGgttcttacaagtgtttcttggTCTTATTGACAAGCCTTTGATGCAGCTTGGCCATGCTGTTGAGTACTTTCTCAACTTCCTCTCGCAAAATGGTGGCTTCTTTGATATTCTCATGAACTTTTTACTTG GAAAACTGAAGAAACCAAAAAGAGGCACAGAAGATTTCTTAAGTATCATTGCACATTTGGATCCAAGGATAGATCTAGACAAAACTGGATTAGTTTCAAACGAAAAATATGAAAAGGCAATTGCAGAGGCAAACACAGAATGGGAAAGTAAAAAATTGATGGATCTTTGTGTCATGGCAGCCAAGATAGCTTTTGAAAATGCCAAAGTTATTGAAAAAATTGTCAATTCTTACTGGAAG ATGAATTTTGTGGGCTTCTATGACTGTTGGAATGGAAGGAGAACTTGGAATG AAAAACACAAGGAAAACAACACCCAAGTGTTCATATTTACTGACAAGCCCCAAGATGCACATCTGATAGTAATCAGCTTCAGAGGCACAGAACTTTTCAACGCTCAAGATTGGATAACAAATCTTGATTTCTCTTGGTTTGAGGTTCCAAAAGTGGGAAAACTTCATATTGGATACTTAGAAGGGATGGGGTTAGGGACCAGAACCGATGCTTCATCCTTTGAAAGCCACTTCCAAAGGAAGGATACAAATTTCTTCCATTTAGATGCAGAGACTGAGAAGCAAATGCTTGAAAACTCAAATAATAGTGCATACTATACAGTGGCAATAACGCTCAGCCACTTGCTGAAGGAGAATAGGAATGCAAAGTTTATGGTGACAGGACATGGCTTAGGTGGGGCACTCGCTATTATGTTTGTAACTCTTTTGGCAATTCAAGATGAGGGTGAGATAATGCAAAGGCTGCTGAATGTTTACACATTTGGGCAGCCAAGGATTGGAGACGAGAAGTTAAAGGAGTTTATGGAATCCCATTTGAACTATCCAAAGTATTTCAGGGTGGTCTACTCCAATGATATTATGCCTAGGGTGCCTTTTGATGATAAATTCTTCCATTATAAGCATTTCGGAGATTGCCTTTACGTTGATGTCGGATACTTTGTCCAG gagaaagaagaggagcCAAACCCAAATTTCTTTGATGTGAGATATATAATCCCAATGCACCTGACTGCCATATACGAGGTGATAAGAAGTTTCATACGGCAATTCATCAATGGACCAGAATACAAGGAGACGGGGGTTTCCAAATCCTTCAGGCTCATCGGATTGTTGCTTCCAGGAATTGCTTCACATAGTTTTGTAAATTATGTTAACTGCGTGAGACTTGGAAAGGATAAGAGTTCTTGA
- the LOC122724872 gene encoding putative glycine-rich cell wall structural protein 1 — protein sequence MASSRVLGTAFLVLLLVDLCFAGRSSKAIAGGGGGGEGGGGGGGGGLDAGLGSGSGHGSGGGEGYGGAGGFGSGGGGGGGGGGGGGGGGASGSGRGSGSGSGAGYGSGSGGGKGGGGGGGGGEGGGGGGGGGTGNGSGSGFGYGSGSGSGYGSGGGKGGGGGGGGGGGGGGGNGGGNGSGYGSGAGGGSGYGGGGGGEDDGGFP from the coding sequence ATGGCAAGCTCAAGGGTGTTAGGTACTGCATTCTTGGTCTTGCTCCTTGTCGACCTCTGCTTTGCTGGTAGGTCGTCAAAGGCGAttgcaggtggtggaggaggaggagaaggggGAGGAGGTGGTGGCGGTGGCGGTTTAGATGCAGGACTTGGGTCTGGCTCTGGGCATGGGTCTGGAGGTGGTGAAGGATATGGTGGGGCAGGAGGGTTTGGAAGCGGAGGAGGTGGAGGcggaggtggaggtggaggtggtggtggaggtggtgcctCTGGTTCTGGTAGGGGTTCTGGTTCAGGAAGTGGCGCGGGATATGgatctggttctggtggtgggaAGGGAGGTGGTGGAGGCGGAGGTGGTGGGGaaggaggaggtggtggtggaggtggaggcaCAGGCAATGGAAGTGGGTCAGGTTTCGGATATGGTAGTGGAAGTGGGTCAGGATACGGAAGTGGAGGAGGAAAAGGTggcggtggaggtggaggtggaggaggaggtggtggtggtggcaaTGGAGGTGGGAACGGCTCTGGCTACGGTTCAGGGGCCGGCGGTGGATCTGGctatggaggaggaggaggaggagaggaTGATGGTGGTTTCCCATGA
- the LOC110624539 gene encoding probable histone H2B.3: MESRSPGSSKSSKLSTSLQYPKPQRTCLELEFQMAPKAEKKPAEKKPAAAEKAPAEKKPRAEKKLPKEGASDKKRKKAKKSVETYKIYIFKVLKQVHPDIGISSKAMGIMNSFINDIFEKLAQESSRLARYNKKPTITSREIQTAVRLVLPGELAKHAVSEGTKAVTKFTSS, translated from the coding sequence ATGGAATCCCGCAGTCCCGGTTCTAGTAAATCATCCAAGCTATCAACTTCTCTTCAGTACCCAAAGCCACAAAGGACTTGTTTAGAATTAGAGTTTCAGATGGCGCCCAAGGCAGAGAAGAAGCCAGCGGAGAAGAAACCGGCGGCAGCGGAGAAAGCACCGGCGGAGAAGAAGCCGCGAGCAGAGAAGAAGCTGCCGAAGGAAGGCGCGAGCGataagaagaggaagaaggcaAAGAAGAGTGTGGAGACGTACAAGATATACATATTCAAGGTGTTGAAGCAGGTCCATCCTGACATTGGGATCTCGAGCAAGGCTATGGGGATCATGAACAGTTTTATCAATGATATTTTTGAGAAGCTTGCTCAAGAGTCTTCTAGGCTCGCTAGGTACAACAAGAAGCCTACCATCACTTCTCGGGAGATTCAAACGGCTGTTAGGCTTGTCCTCCCTGGAGAGCTCGCCAAACACGCTGTTTCTGAAGGAACTAAGGCTGTTACGAAGTTCACTAGTTCTTAG